A single genomic interval of Mycobacterium sp. DL592 harbors:
- a CDS encoding 16S rRNA (uracil(1498)-N(3))-methyltransferase, translating to MADTLFYTDAVPAVGASAVVEGDEGFHAATVRRIRPGEVLVLSDGAGALARCEVESATKRGLTATVLQRWSAPRPVPEVTVVQAIPKSERSELAVELATEAGADGFIAWQAARCVARWDGDRAEKGLRRWHAVARSAARQSRRAWIPDVSGPVTTAALAELVADRVAAGAVVLALHESATVPLAEIPVAQADSILLIVGPEGGISDGELADLAAAGARTVRLGPTVLRTSTAAAVALGALGVLTPRWAAPSS from the coding sequence GTGGCCGACACGCTGTTCTACACCGACGCCGTCCCGGCTGTCGGCGCCAGCGCCGTCGTCGAGGGTGACGAGGGTTTTCACGCCGCCACGGTGCGCCGCATCCGGCCCGGTGAAGTGCTCGTGCTCTCCGACGGTGCGGGAGCGCTGGCCCGGTGCGAGGTCGAATCAGCGACCAAGCGCGGCCTGACGGCCACCGTGCTGCAGCGGTGGTCCGCGCCGCGACCGGTGCCCGAAGTGACCGTCGTGCAAGCCATTCCGAAGTCTGAGCGTTCGGAGTTGGCCGTCGAACTGGCCACCGAGGCCGGTGCGGACGGCTTCATCGCCTGGCAGGCCGCCCGCTGCGTGGCCCGCTGGGACGGCGACCGTGCCGAGAAGGGGCTGCGGCGCTGGCATGCGGTGGCCCGCTCGGCTGCCCGGCAGTCCCGCCGGGCGTGGATCCCCGACGTCAGCGGCCCGGTCACCACGGCGGCCTTGGCCGAGCTGGTCGCTGACCGGGTCGCCGCCGGTGCGGTGGTGCTGGCCCTGCACGAGTCTGCCACCGTGCCGCTCGCCGAAATTCCTGTGGCGCAAGCGGATTCAATTCTGCTGATCGTCGGACCGGAGGGCGGGATCAGCGACGGCGAGCTCGCCGACCTGGCGGCCGCGGGTGCCCGGACGGTCCGGCTGGGCCCGACGGTGCTCCGCACCTCCACGGCGGCAGCGGTGGCCCTGGGCGCCCTCGGCGTGCTCACGCCGCGGTGGGCGGCGCCGTCGTCATGA
- a CDS encoding LuxR C-terminal-related transcriptional regulator: protein MSLVSEPLSLSALADGDHPGWASKPAPLSPVSRRYAEACRAGTVEPGGDPITAVAETVDAQAAIVRDALEALGDERALAALEAVLDLSLLERQLIEDGARRRATALLQVQDGLSKLRAVDEVAAIVDRAPRELVECCGFDRAVLFRVHDGRMVMESAYFGDDVEGAEKMVAFAQSVSPPLDHMLLETQMIRRHAPAIVRDARNDPRVNRPIIDFSLTRSYVAAPVMPTGRVIGFLHADRLYSGRTVDEIDRDTVWAFAEGFGYAFERTVLVERMRRQHAEVRTALATAEKAAQAVQDADLELRKVEPAVRSPASRMLATMTSRVNQMLTRREVEVLRLMADGRTNQQIADELVITPGTVKSHVKRVLRKLHATNRAEAASIYARLGNAPTEL, encoded by the coding sequence GTGAGCCTTGTCAGCGAACCTTTGTCCCTCAGCGCACTCGCCGACGGCGACCATCCCGGGTGGGCATCGAAGCCCGCACCCCTGAGCCCGGTGTCCCGTCGCTACGCCGAGGCGTGCCGGGCCGGCACCGTGGAGCCAGGCGGCGATCCGATCACCGCGGTGGCCGAAACCGTTGACGCCCAAGCCGCCATCGTCCGGGACGCCCTGGAGGCTCTCGGCGACGAGCGGGCGTTGGCCGCACTGGAAGCCGTGCTGGACCTCTCGCTGCTCGAACGCCAGCTGATCGAGGACGGTGCGCGCCGGAGGGCCACGGCGCTGCTGCAGGTTCAAGATGGGCTGAGCAAGCTGCGGGCCGTGGACGAGGTCGCGGCCATCGTCGACCGCGCGCCGCGTGAGCTCGTCGAATGCTGCGGTTTCGATCGGGCGGTGCTGTTCCGGGTGCACGACGGCCGCATGGTGATGGAGTCGGCGTACTTCGGCGACGACGTCGAAGGCGCCGAGAAAATGGTGGCCTTCGCCCAGTCGGTGTCACCGCCACTGGACCATATGTTGTTGGAAACACAGATGATTCGCCGGCACGCGCCGGCGATCGTTCGCGACGCCCGCAACGACCCGAGGGTCAACCGGCCGATCATCGACTTCTCCCTGACCCGCTCCTACGTCGCCGCGCCGGTGATGCCGACCGGCCGGGTGATCGGGTTCCTGCACGCCGACCGGTTGTACAGCGGGCGCACGGTCGACGAGATCGACCGCGACACGGTGTGGGCCTTCGCCGAAGGGTTCGGCTATGCCTTCGAGCGGACCGTCCTGGTCGAGCGGATGCGCCGCCAGCATGCCGAGGTCCGCACCGCGCTGGCCACCGCCGAGAAGGCGGCGCAGGCCGTGCAGGACGCCGACCTGGAATTGCGCAAGGTCGAGCCTGCGGTGCGCAGCCCGGCCAGCCGGATGCTGGCCACCATGACCTCGCGGGTCAATCAGATGCTGACCCGCCGCGAGGTCGAGGTCTTGCGGCTGATGGCCGACGGGCGCACCAACCAGCAGATCGCCGACGAACTCGTGATCACACCGGGCACCGTGAAATCCCACGTGAAGCGGGTGCTGCGTAAGTTGCATGCGACCAACAGGGCCGAAGCGGCGTCGATCTATGCCCGGCTGGGGAACGCACCCACCGAGTTGTGA
- a CDS encoding cytochrome P450 produces MTLTTTSALHQLTTPEGVANPYPLFEHLREVSPVPGYRDWPPGTVPGADEPVTAWALFRYDQVFAAARDNETFSSRDPIQEASSAPSLMLVNTDPPAHTGERKLVSQAFSPRRIRRLEGWLTDLVPALLAEFDDRTGDGDRDVMEFAAEVPTRAMVRLLGLPDGDHIRFKNWANAFMLSSAMTPEERMASNAEMVAAFAERVVEHSARLGEDQDVEEAEDLISALLRAELDGQRLTAEQIVRFCVTLVVAGSETTTYLIGSVLHALAREPAVAARLRSDRSLVSTFIEEVARLTGPQRLFRIATRDVEIGGATIRKGEWVALFFGSANHDPAVFDDPERLDLDRPNIRQHMAFGQGLHFCLGAPLARLEVLAVVNAVLDRYPTIGLSEEPGERQTASLLTHGFVRLPLQLAR; encoded by the coding sequence ATGACCTTGACGACGACATCGGCACTGCACCAGCTGACCACCCCGGAGGGCGTGGCCAACCCCTATCCGCTCTTCGAGCACCTGCGCGAGGTCTCACCGGTGCCCGGCTACCGGGACTGGCCGCCCGGCACGGTGCCCGGAGCCGACGAACCCGTGACGGCATGGGCGCTGTTCCGCTACGACCAGGTCTTCGCCGCGGCGCGGGACAACGAGACGTTCTCCTCCCGCGATCCCATCCAGGAGGCCTCGTCGGCGCCCAGTCTGATGCTGGTCAACACCGACCCGCCCGCGCACACCGGGGAGCGCAAACTCGTCAGCCAGGCGTTCTCGCCGCGGCGCATCCGCCGGCTCGAAGGCTGGCTCACCGATCTGGTGCCGGCCCTGCTCGCCGAGTTCGACGACCGTACCGGCGACGGTGACCGCGACGTGATGGAGTTCGCCGCCGAGGTGCCCACCCGCGCGATGGTCCGGCTGCTGGGCCTGCCCGACGGTGACCACATCCGGTTCAAGAACTGGGCCAACGCCTTCATGCTGTCCTCGGCGATGACACCCGAGGAGCGGATGGCCAGCAACGCCGAAATGGTGGCGGCGTTCGCCGAGCGGGTCGTCGAGCACAGCGCACGCCTTGGCGAGGACCAGGACGTCGAAGAGGCCGAGGACCTGATCTCGGCGCTGCTGCGCGCCGAACTCGACGGGCAGCGCCTGACGGCCGAACAGATCGTGCGGTTCTGCGTGACGCTGGTGGTCGCGGGCAGCGAGACGACGACCTACCTGATCGGCAGCGTCCTGCACGCGCTGGCACGGGAGCCCGCAGTGGCCGCCCGCCTGCGGTCCGACCGGTCGTTGGTGAGCACGTTCATCGAGGAGGTCGCGCGGCTCACCGGTCCGCAGCGACTGTTCCGGATCGCCACCCGCGACGTCGAGATCGGCGGGGCCACCATCCGCAAGGGCGAATGGGTCGCGCTGTTCTTCGGGTCGGCCAACCACGACCCGGCCGTCTTCGACGATCCCGAGCGCCTGGACCTCGACCGGCCCAACATCCGTCAGCACATGGCCTTCGGCCAGGGTCTGCACTTCTGCCTGGGCGCACCGCTGGCCCGGCTGGAGGTGCTCGCAGTGGTCAACGCGGTGCTCGACCGCTACCCGACGATCGGGTTGTCCGAGGAACCGGGGGAGCGGCAGACCGCCAGCCTGCTCACCCACGGCTTCGTCCGGCTCCCGCTGCAGCTGGCCCGATGA
- a CDS encoding nuclear transport factor 2 family protein: MSERRNIANTRAIYTAVPAGDLETAVSLLDPEVRITYYGSDAIPYAGDYHGMARALEFFATVAEHIQIVAMEPWLFIPDGDNLAVWGHQKFLRPSTGHTWESEFAHIITLRDGKWLHFRDFMNSALTHDAFTRTR, translated from the coding sequence ATGAGCGAACGGCGCAATATCGCGAACACCAGGGCGATCTACACCGCCGTTCCCGCCGGTGACCTCGAGACCGCGGTGAGCCTGCTGGATCCCGAGGTCCGCATCACCTACTACGGCAGCGACGCGATCCCATATGCCGGCGACTACCATGGCATGGCCCGCGCGCTGGAGTTCTTCGCGACGGTGGCCGAACACATCCAGATCGTGGCCATGGAGCCCTGGCTGTTCATCCCCGACGGCGACAACCTGGCGGTCTGGGGCCACCAGAAGTTCCTGCGGCCGTCCACCGGGCACACCTGGGAATCGGAGTTCGCCCACATCATCACGTTGCGCGATGGCAAGTGGCTGCACTTCCGGGACTTCATGAACTCGGCGCTGACCCACGATGCGTTCACCCGAACGCGGTAA